The DNA window AGGGCCAGCTCGCCCGTGAGCCAGTACCGATCCAGCACGTCCGCCGTGACCGTGGTGCCGCTGGCGGCCACCCAGCCGACCGCCATCGGCAGGTCGAACGCCGCGCTTTCCTTCGGCACGTCCGCCGGCGCGAGGTTGATGGTAATGCGTCCCCACTCTACGGGAATGTCGTTGTTCTCGAGGGCGGCGCGCACCCGGTCGAAGCTCTCCCGCACCGCCGCCCGCGGCAGCCCCACGACCGATAGGCCCCGCATGCCGGAGGCGACGTTCGTTTCGAGCTCGACCGGCAGGGCCTCAACACCGTGCGTCGTGCTACTCCAGACCTGGCTCAACATGAGACGCCGGGGACGTCGGTTCGGGGACGGCGGGCAGGGTCCACAGACACATCGGCTTCACGGGGCATAACGTTCGCCCGGCACGGCCTGCGCCTTCGCGTTTCAAGGCCGCAGCCAGACGGGTGCCCTCGGTGTCCGCCCCCGCCGTCCGCATGAATGTCCCCCCTCGATTCATGCCCCGCTGCCATCCGAGAAGGGGCCGGGTCGCCCGGGCCGACCGTTCAATCTGGGTCTAGTGGGGAGATCGTGGTTCCCTTCCGGACTCCCCCAACTTGCGACGGGCCCAGTAGGATTTGATCGAATCCCAATTTTACTCGTGGGGGGATCCAAGGTGCGGCACCGTGACAGAAGCGCTCGTCCGGGCGTTCCCATACGGAGACTGACGGAGCAACCGGGTCTCGCCAAGCCATGGGTGGCGGGGCTCAACGCGTTGGCCGCCCAGCCGCCCATACAGGGGGGAATCGCGGTACATACTGCATGAACCAGAGGCGCCGTGGCACGGGGCGCGGGGATGCGCCCCGTGCCGGCGTCCTCAGAGGGGACGTCGACAACTGCAAGAGTGTACCCCCCGGGAGAGTTGAATCTTCGAGGCAGGCCCGCATCCACGGACCTGCGGGGCCGGCCTTAGGTCACGATCATCGTGCCCTGCATGGTTGCCCAGTGGCCCGGGTAGGTGCATACGTAGCCGTACTTGCCCGACTCCGACGGCGTCGTGAACGTCACCGATACCGTTTCGCCCGGCTTCGAGATGTCCGTGGCCGCCAATACCGCAGGGTGGTCGGGGACATATTCGTTCGATGCGCCCGCCTGCACGCCGGCCTGTCCCACCTCCTTAAAGGTGCTCTGCTCCGGGGGCTTGTTCATAAGAACCACATTGTGCTGCATCGACGGGCTCGATGCAGTGTTCTCGAACACCAGCTCAATCTCCGTGTCCGCCGGCACCTCGAACTCCGTCTCCTTGTACTTCATCTGATTGCCCTGCGGGTGGATCGTCACCGTCTGGGCGCCGCCTCCGCTCGACTGCCCGGACGCCTGGCTCGCGGATTGGCTCGTGGACCCGGAGGAGGAGCCGCCTCCCTCTCCGCCCCCGCCCCCGCAGGCCGATACCAGCGATCCGGCGCCGAGGCCCGCAATGCCGACCACGCTCAGGCGCTGTAAGAAATCACGTCTCGAAACGTCCTGTTCATTTGCCATAGTGATGCAAAAACCTAGTTTGGGGTCTAGCCGAAGGATGTCAGGTCTCTGTGCTTTGAAAGCCCGCTGCAGTCACGGGGTCCTACCCGTGATTAAGACACCACGAAAAGTAGTTTACTCGACCACGAAGACCGATTGGAGCCAGACGCGCTTCGGCCCTTTTTCTTCACGACAGTAAGGTGAATTGGTAGATTAAGGTCTCACACGCGCAAGGGCATTGAGACAGGGACTCAACGTCGCCACCGTCTTTGTTCAATACTTCTCATTTGCGGGGGAAGTGCACGTGTGTCCAGTCGGATTAACATTGTGTGGTGGGTTTCCCCACACAGATAAATCGTCCAGAGTCGTCCGCACCTCGCCCCCGCACCTGTGAGGTTGATGATCTCAGTCCTACGTTTGCCCGCTTGCTGGTCGCTCGTCCTCTGCGCAATTGGCCTCATGGTCGGCTTCGCCACGCACGCCCCCCCGCAGCGGTACATCGGGCACTTTTCGACCGCCGAGGCCACCCCCGACGGGCACCCATCCGGGTGGCAGACTGTCCGCTTCGGGGACGTAGAGACGGAGACCCGGTACCGGCTCGTTGAACGACCGGTCGGGGGCGACTCCACCGCGGTCGTTCGTGCCGTCAGCGACGGCGGGGCCGCGGGGCTGGGGCGCACACTGACCCTCGACCCGCAACGGTACCCGGTGTTGTCCTGGCGGTGGAAGGTGACCAATGTGCTCGACGAGGGCGACGCCCGAACCAAAGACGGGGACGACTATCCGGCTCGGCTCTACGTTACCTTCGACTACGACCCGAGCAACTTTGGCCTGGTCGATCGCGCCAAGTACGAAGCCCTCCAGGCCCTCGGGTACGACCAGATCCCGACTCGGGCCCTGAACTACGTCTGGGCAAGCCGGGTCGACCGGGACACCATTCTCCCGAACGCGTTCACGGACTGGGTGCAGATGATTCCCGTCGAGAGCGGCTCGACGAAGGTGGGGACGTGGGTTCGCGAACGGCGGGACATTCGTGCAGACTACCGCCGGGCGTTCGGGGGCGCCCCGCCGCCCATCGACGGCGTCGCCATCATGACCGACACCGACAACACCGGCGAGGCGGCCACCGCGTACTACGGCGACATCGTGGCCCGGCGTCCCCCCTCGGTCCAAGATTCGAACCTCGACTGGTCGGACCTGAACGATTGAAACCGTCCGGTCGGGTCGGTCAGCGGGGCCGGTTCTCAGAAGACCATCTGCCCCGGTACGGCCAGGGCGACCGCGGCGCTGTAGGCGTACGCGACGGCGATGGCAAAGGCCACGAGCATCATCATGCCAGGCGTTTGCCCTCGCCGGTCGTCGACGAGGCACCGTCGGCATCGGTGGAACGAGCGCGATCCCAGGCCATGCCGTGGTTAGGTGGGCGAGCACGTCATCGAGAGCGGCGTCAAGTCCCCGTGGGGCGGGCGACGGCCCCCATCATCCCCCACACGAAATCGAATCGATAGCGGAACGCATCGGGCACATCGAAAGTGGCGTGCCCCAGCATGGTCGTCAGGGCCGGAAGGGTATAGCACGTCTCGTACGCCGGGTCGATATGCCGGAGCACCCGGTCCATGACGCGACACGTCCAGTAGTCCCGGCACCAGTCGAGGAGCACGAGGCGGCCGCCGGGCCGCAGGACACGGCGCACCTCCCCCAGCACGGCGACGGGATGGGTGAAGTAGTGGAACGTATTGGCGCAGGCCACGACGTCGAACGTGTCGCCGGCGAACGGCAACTCGTGGGCGTCGGCCCGCTCGATGCGCGCGTTCGGCACGTCGGCCAGTTTGTGACGCGCCCGCTCGACCATCTTCGGCGCCAGGTCGACGCCCCTCAACGCAGCCCCCGGCACGTCCTTCGCGATGCGCCGGAGCAGCTCGCCGGTCCCACAGGCCAGATCGAGCATCCGCTCGTTCGACTCCGCGTCGGCCATCCGCCGCACCACCGGCAGAGTCCCGTTCATGTATCGGGCCCAGAACCAGTCGTAGACCCTCGCCCAGGCGTCGTACTGGGCCGAAACGGACGAATCCTGACGGGACGAATCAGTCATCGGGGGGCACGAGCAAGGACCAACGTGACGAACCGCGTGCGGATCAGCGCCAGACGAGCCCCCCAGGGGCAAAAGTCCCTCCGTGGAGTCGCCCCACGAGGCCCGCGGTTTTCTCATTGCCCCCTACGGATGCTACTCGTCGTCCGGGGCCGTCACACGCAGGGTGCCCTCCATGCCCATCTCGTAGTGCTTCCGTCCGCCCGTCGTCTCGAAGCACGCGATGGTGTACGTGCCCGCCTTGGCGGCCGGGAGGGTGAAGGTCATAGACCCGCGTCCGCCCGGCGGCAACTCGAACTCGTTCTCGTGGTGATCCCCCTCTTCCGCCTCGTCATGCTCCCCCTCTTCTTCGTCGGCGTGGCCGCCGGGCTGCTTGTTCTTCTCGATCGAGACGCCCTCGAAGAGATTTTGCTCGAATCCCTCCTTGTCGCCGGCTACGAGGGACCCCACAACGAAATAGTGCTCCACGGTGCCCTCGTTGGTAAATTGCAGCGTGACCGGTTCCCCCGCGGGGAGAGTGAGCGTGGACGGTTCATAGGCGTGATCCGTCATCGTGACCTCAATTGTATCGGCGGAGGGAGAGACGCTCCGGAACAGGCGGTCGGTCGGGGCGGCCTCGGGGCCACGAGCGGCGAGCCCCAGGACGAGACCGGCACTGAGCCAGGCGGCCAAGGATCGCCAATGGAAGACACGGACGGGCATCATAAGGGTAGTGGGTGCGGTACGTGAACGGACGGGCGCGTCGCAAAGAGGTATGAAATGCCGATGGGCTGGATCCGCCCCGGGCCTAGGCCGTCGCCACGGCCTGCTCGCCTCCAAGCGGCACATTTAGGCGCCGCAGCCGCAGCGCATTCCCCACGACGAAGAGGTCGGAGAACACCATGGCGAGGGCCGCCAGGGCGGGCGACAGCAGCAGGCCGAACGCCGGGTAG is part of the Salinibacter ruber DSM 13855 genome and encodes:
- a CDS encoding DUF3047 domain-containing protein — encoded protein: MPACWSLVLCAIGLMVGFATHAPPQRYIGHFSTAEATPDGHPSGWQTVRFGDVETETRYRLVERPVGGDSTAVVRAVSDGGAAGLGRTLTLDPQRYPVLSWRWKVTNVLDEGDARTKDGDDYPARLYVTFDYDPSNFGLVDRAKYEALQALGYDQIPTRALNYVWASRVDRDTILPNAFTDWVQMIPVESGSTKVGTWVRERRDIRADYRRAFGGAPPPIDGVAIMTDTDNTGEAATAYYGDIVARRPPSVQDSNLDWSDLND
- a CDS encoding plastocyanin/azurin family copper-binding protein; this translates as MANEQDVSRRDFLQRLSVVGIAGLGAGSLVSACGGGGGEGGGSSSGSTSQSASQASGQSSGGGAQTVTIHPQGNQMKYKETEFEVPADTEIELVFENTASSPSMQHNVVLMNKPPEQSTFKEVGQAGVQAGASNEYVPDHPAVLAATDISKPGETVSVTFTTPSESGKYGYVCTYPGHWATMQGTMIVT
- a CDS encoding class I SAM-dependent methyltransferase, giving the protein MTDSSRQDSSVSAQYDAWARVYDWFWARYMNGTLPVVRRMADAESNERMLDLACGTGELLRRIAKDVPGAALRGVDLAPKMVERARHKLADVPNARIERADAHELPFAGDTFDVVACANTFHYFTHPVAVLGEVRRVLRPGGRLVLLDWCRDYWTCRVMDRVLRHIDPAYETCYTLPALTTMLGHATFDVPDAFRYRFDFVWGMMGAVARPTGT
- a CDS encoding cupredoxin domain-containing protein, with protein sequence MAAWLSAGLVLGLAARGPEAAPTDRLFRSVSPSADTIEVTMTDHAYEPSTLTLPAGEPVTLQFTNEGTVEHYFVVGSLVAGDKEGFEQNLFEGVSIEKNKQPGGHADEEEGEHDEAEEGDHHENEFELPPGGRGSMTFTLPAAKAGTYTIACFETTGGRKHYEMGMEGTLRVTAPDDE